tatactatatatagagaggaaagtcccctattatgagataccACATTTATTTTGCGTGATTGCCGAAAGTTTATGTGCAGAATTAAAAACTGTAGTAGGCGAGTGCACGCACGAtcgaataatgaattttccaTTAAATAGGTTTTACTCTAAGGGCAATAAGTGAATGATGAAACCAACAGATAGAACCTACTAGTTTAGCAGAAACCTCGCTATCGCATATTAGGAGCCTaatatctcataataggggactttcctctatacatatgtatatacatatacatttgtctttctctttttctttctcggcACTACAGTGCTCAATGTAGGCCTTAATCTCCCTGAAGTTCTCGTAACTGTACGTTACGAAACAAGTTTTGTTTTCTGGGAGTAGCTGTTGTCAGCTCAACTTTCACTGCCCAATTCCCAATCTGAAGGACCGGTTtcctctttaaatataaagtaaagagATTCACATGACAAGATACCTTCATCCGAAAGTGTCGCGATCGAACAAAAACTGACGATTATTGGTCGGATTTATATAAACTCAGACCTTTTCAGCTCATTAAACCACATTTCTCTGCGTCACGATCGCCACACATATACATTTGTATCATTCAATTAGTTGATCAGCTGATCGGTCGATTAGTGTTAgagattaaaacaattatataaaagaacacaattaatagaaaacagttttttttactgCAAAACGTGAAAATtccattattaatattcttttttctgtatcatatcatatcatatcgTACAGTTGTATAGACTTTCAACGTAATTCTCAATTAAGATAAAAGCCATAATCATCCAGTTTCAGATGATATCTACGATAATATACAAACATATCGTGTTTATTTGCGTAATGCAATTTCATTAAAGTTCTCACTATGTTTAAGCTAAAAGTACGTCCTCAGATAAGATCCCTTTCCTTTGTGAAACACAACATGATacttaatcatttaaattaattaaacagaaatacattatacgaatatatgtataacttttttttatacaaacaacgatcaaattatattttctagatAATAAAGTAAAGAATACAATCAATCTTTTTGCACGTAGCCAATTTATATTGCTTTTCGTTATTATGTTATTCAACTTATATTTGTACAGCGTGCACATATACAATCAATAGAATTTTCATGCGTACAGctcaaaaagtaataataaagttcTACATTTGTACTTcacttaattaaaatcaaggATAAAACATGTACAACAGAAATATCATAGATAttatcagaaataatattataaaatgtcaaGACTGAGATGATCCTAGagtctaattatttttactgctGGTTAAACATGTTTTTCAGTAGCGGAAAAGTCAAGCAAGCTACAGTTAATAAGTAAAGtgttgtaaaatatacacTAGGGGCGTGAAACACGTGTAATAAGTAAAAGTGTATGACCTACGCAGACTGGCGGTGATGTATCCCTCTAGCACGCGAGATCGTGCTTATCAGCAATATTAGTTGCTCATCAGCTGTAGggttcaataaaaataacacacgGGACTATATAGTATCCCGTCCAGGTCACAATTTAGTCCTTACAGACAAGTCAGACAAGTGTAACGCGTTCTCTTTCCGCACTGTATGAAAATTCGGTCAGTCTCGCAATTAAACAGCGACTGTCAGTGCCTATTTCGGATAACTAAGATCTATTGTTTATACGATTTATCGTTTCAACGAAGAAATCGCGTTCAActgcattaaaattaaaaaaaaaacataacgtaagcttatttatataaaatattaatcgtaacattatttaatataaatatgtacttgtTAATCAAATAGATTAGTCTATCTAGGTTGACAGTGAATGGTTCAAGATGATGTCGGGTGTGAAAAATTTGAAGCAAGCGGTTATGCCTATTATATGGCTCAATTGTATATGTTGCATGGGTATATTCGAAATACCCATAAATCGTCCACGATATTATCTAAGTGCTTTCTACGTCATCTCAATGTTGACAGGATATTTCGTTGTGGTTTACAAGATAATTcacattttccaaaaaattctCATTCGAGaacttatgatattttattttgtcatagCATTTAACATCTTAGCTGCCGTCTTGGCCATAATTCTATTCTGGTCGAAAACAGAGGTACgtaataacattttacgtAGAATTAGTGCAGAATTGGTAAACAAAAGTGGTAGAAAGATTACATTAAGGGGTCATGCCTAGTTAGAAGTGCATGATTTTTGgggatttttataagaaagtcaatttattttttcttacaacaAAAAGTTGACATcaaaagtacatatattgaacaacattcagaattttttttgttgaaaaatattgcaaattaagGAAGTTACGGCCACTCCTGATTTTTCAGAGGTATCGTGCGGTGACCACGATAACTCCAAGCCAAAtcatctgaaataaaaaaaccaaaaagattCTGTTAGTATATGAATATATCTTGTTCGTGAACgaaggatttaaaaaaaaaataatttttgacaaaatggcGGCCGTTTTAAGGAAAAACGCAATTATTCGGgctcttaatttttcgtttttcttcaataaaaaaagttttcattaaaaaaaagaacccccTTCGTCCTTCGTGTcttcgaataaatattattaatcaaatttactaatctattaatacattttgatatttgaagaatatgaataacataattaagAGGAATAGTATAGCGGACAACACTTTAGAAGCATTGGGCATAAAATCCGAATATCAGAAAACCTTCCGCAATATTCTCTGTCTTACGGCTCTCTGGGTAGTAAACgcaataacattaataatcaTACATGTAGCATGGCTGTATCGCGACAATGATGATTACTGGGCTCTCCTTTATTGCACCATATGCATATGTTTTCCGATTGTTATAAATTCTGTAGTGGATCTCACCCTCGCTTCGTTTATCAGGCAAGTAAtacttttgttaaaaaagtaaaaacaatAACAATATCTCGTGAAAAGCTTGACCAAAGAACTGGAattattacgattttttttatttctaagatatttgtcaattataatatctctttaaattatttgtaatggaCAAGTAAACATATAACATGTCTCTGTTTACGCATTTGAGTACTGATTAAGATTGAAATGCGGCAGATGTGTTCAAGCAAAATTTCAGAAGACAAATACTCTAATCAACGATATAGTGCTTTGTGCAAATGAATCAAATGCCTTCAAGATTTATAATCGGCACGATAATACGTCTATTGCATTTGTCATGGCCAACTATAAAAACAACAAAGAGAAGATAATGCATCTCATTCAAACGCTAAGGTAAGATcaatagtatattgtatataattcttgcttctattataaaatttctattaatatgatataacaACCAAACATTAGAAAGatcctataattataattaatatatgtataatcgtgtatttaaaagattttaatattactttaataaacactactaattaatatttttctattaaagaCATTTACATTTGGAAATTACGAGAATAGGACGAAAAATTAATCATGCTTATTGTCTGCAACTTCCGCTCGAATTGGCAGTCCACTTTGCGATAGTAACATCGACTACTTACTGTGTATATGGTGCATTTTCTGGCCATTTAAGCGTGACTGTCAACAAGGAACAGATTATTGGCATGGCACTATCGGCAtgcatttattcatttaaaattatgttaataaattggCTTTGTACGAATGTATCAACCGAggtataaaacattattttctggtaataaaaataatatacgtatgcaattatatgtaatatttaaaaattagttatttacAGTTAAACATAACaagtttaaattagaaatattacaaaatttagtTATCCCTggtgaaaataattcttatattttctgagaaattttctaaaaatttctgattttttccaaaatattttcaggAATAATTGGATGGGAATTTTCGGCATATTTCAGtatttgtatgaaaatttctgataaatggcgcgaattttcttatatttatatttagagtTTTACAAAGATGTATTggcaagaaaaatttgaaatatttcattactaTTTTGTCTGAGCTTTCTGAAAAACATGtttatttgcttaaaaaattggaaaattctGTGACAGTTTTTCAGCAGggattgtatatataaattgtataaattatactcATGAATGTGTCTTTTAGTATTTATATGTGTGGATATAACGGtttccatttttatatatgaatatacgaCATGCATTGCACATATATCGTGCGATTTAATCCTAATTTTATGTCAACGCATTATATGcattaatgtttatttcagGCATGTAAAACTGGCGAAATTATACAATCTTTTGAAGGGTCTTCTATCGATGATGATATGAGAGAAGAGGTAAATCTATTCAtgtattattgataattatgtCAATCTGCAAAATTAGATCTCTTCCTGCGTaacataaaacattaatttttatttatacacgacgattaatttatttaagatataaattgcAACTTTGTCTATAAATTCAACGTattgtttatgtatataacatgaataatgcatatatttaagtatGTGTTTGcgtatataataagaaatgcaAATGTATTCGCAGATCCATCAATTTACACAGCAGCTAGTGcttaattcattaaattttaccgCTGCtggttttttttcaattaataattgtctTACTGGCAAGGTatgttatttacttatttgtttaacttaattatttaaataagattaagttatttatttattctcaataataatgtttttaattgttaGGGAAGAGTGGAGTAACTGCGAATACACGGAATAAACACGAATGATTACTATTGTAGTATATTAGAGTAATGATATTCTCCCACTTCTCGCACCCAGCAATATAGTCCGCCGATATACGCTCAGTGGTACGAATACGAGAAGTGCAAGAATATCACAATTACTCTAATATACTCTACAATAGTATTCGCATTTATTCCGTGTTCACAGTTACTCCACTCTCCtctatatgttaaaaaaattaaagtgtaTAGCTATCCCAAACAGcaccatgtccaaaatcgAGACATGAGATGTCTTTTCGATGTCTTTTAGCCATCTTTTAGTAAGACgtctaaaagatgtctaaaagacTCTTATGTCGCTTTTGGACAAATGTACTGTATgggatattatttaatataatcgcaAGATTTTTTAGAATGAAAATATCAAAGAtatcgtacatacatatagtgtatttttttcagttcTTTGCCACGGTCACGACGTATGTTGTTATtctaatacaaataaatacacCCATAACGTAAGATGACatgtaagatgaaaattcaaaCATATTATAGATAAACAATCTTCTATTAATACTGCTATTCCAAGAAACAGGAGTTTACGaagaagtttaaaaaataagagctCACTTAAATTACTATTCTTTATAAATgtcatgtattttataaagatttaaaatttttcaaatgtattaGAGTGTTtagacattaatttaattaaaacattttttaacgttatacaaacttaattagtaaaattttgttaaatttatttctccaATAATTTTACTCTCTTCTATAATGCtattttgaataaatcaaattgcAATAGTACATATAGATATAGGCAAGcggtataataatatattagcgaataatatgatatttatttccaagtaatgtaaattattaattagataagaaatcaactttttataaatataatataagttagagagaaaatttgtttatacatatatacatattacacatacatatatacacatcacacacattatacatacgttatacattacacatatatacgttaTGTGTTACAatacagtataaaaattattaatactttgtagaaatattgatTCTCCTAAGTCCTAATCACGTATATGTATGCTATCGCTTAATGATTTAACGACATTATAATGAGTTGATCTAATCA
The nucleotide sequence above comes from Temnothorax longispinosus isolate EJ_2023e chromosome 4, Tlon_JGU_v1, whole genome shotgun sequence. Encoded proteins:
- the LOC139812402 gene encoding uncharacterized protein — encoded protein: MMSGVKNLKQAVMPIIWLNCICCMGIFEIPINRPRYYLSAFYVISMLTGYFVVVYKIIHIFQKILIRELMIFYFVIAFNILAAVLAIILFWSKTENMNNIIKRNSIADNTLEALGIKSEYQKTFRNILCLTALWVVNAITLIIIHVAWLYRDNDDYWALLYCTICICFPIVINSVVDLTLASFIRCVQAKFQKTNTLINDIVLCANESNAFKIYNRHDNTSIAFVMANYKNNKEKIMHLIQTLRHLHLEITRIGRKINHAYCLQLPLELAVHFAIVTSTTYCVYGAFSGHLSVTVNKEQIIGMALSACIYSFKIMLINWLCTNVSTEACKTGEIIQSFEGSSIDDDMREEIHQFTQQLVLNSLNFTAAGFFSINNCLTGKFFATVTTYVVILIQINTPIT